From the Bdellovibrionota bacterium genome, the window CTTTCTTAATTTCCTCTTCGATTGGGTTACCCATGGGGCCTCCTTATGATCTTACTTTTCCGGACAGCTCCGTCGGCCACGCGCCGCAAGCATGGCTTAGACTGCCTTCGCCGCCTCTTCCGGCGTATGCGACTTGATCTCGAGCGCGTGAATCCGGCCATCCTTCATCGGCTCGTTCAGCGCTTGATAGACAAACCGCTGCCGATCGAGCAAATTCTTTCCCTTAAACGCTTCTGAAATGATTTTGAGCGTGTAGTGGTCCATCGTCCCGGTCCGGTCGACGACCGCGACCTCCGCGTCGGGCATCGCTTTCTTGATGTACTCGATTAACATCTCCTTGCTGATCATCGGCGCCTCTCCCGTTACACTCTCGAGCAAGGATGTATTATACCTAAATTTCGGGAGATGTTAAAGAGGTAAATAAAAAAGGCCGAACGGGCGTCCGGCCTTTCGAAAATCGAGGTTTACGTCATTTATATAGACGGCGTTCATTTTTAATTACAGTTGTTTTCAATCCAATTGATCGCCGCGGACCAAAACATTAAACAACGAGCTTCGGAAGACGTTTTGCCGGTGGTATCCCGGAATGAAGGAGGCCGCTGCATAACCCCCGGTTTTCCATGGTCTCCCTAAATTAGACTTCATCGCCGCGTTTTCAGGAGGCCGCCATAGCCACACTGAGCGTGGGGGCGTGTTTCGTGTCGTGGTGCTGTTTTACGACAATCTCCACATCATGGTTGAGGGCGACGAGGAATCGCAGCAACCGTTCCACGGAAAATTGCCGGAACTGCCCGCGCAACATATTGGATACGTCGGGTTGTTTAACGCCGAATAGTTTTGCGGCGGCAGTCTGCGTCAAGCCACGTTTCTCCACGATAGTTCCGATTTTATAGACGAGTTGGGCCTTG encodes:
- a CDS encoding helix-turn-helix transcriptional regulator produces the protein MKKKDYEIGSDNVFADIGVPNADEHLIKAQLVYKIGTIVEKRGLTQTAAAKLFGVKQPDVSNMLRGQFRQFSVERLLRFLVALNHDVEIVVKQHHDTKHAPTLSVAMAAS
- a CDS encoding BolA/IbaG family iron-sulfur metabolism protein, with amino-acid sequence MLESVTGEAPMISKEMLIEYIKKAMPDAEVAVVDRTGTMDHYTLKIISEAFKGKNLLDRQRFVYQALNEPMKDGRIHALEIKSHTPEEAAKAV